From a region of the Salvelinus alpinus chromosome 2, SLU_Salpinus.1, whole genome shotgun sequence genome:
- the LOC139567626 gene encoding trafficking kinesin-binding protein 1-like isoform X5, with protein MECDLLERVDRGSHDVSTLTELCSGGDSEVEIVSLLSEGLPNYTLRADCMFGYDHDDWLHTPLLPPEVALGLTHDQIEETLKYFLLCSERVGQVTKTYHDIEAVTHLLEEKERDLELAARIGQSLLKQNRDLTARNELMNEQLEIAKEEIAQLRHELSMRDDLLHLYASTEEIENASDSHALMKRNESSNSLSNFVNYDFIQQKLKGLEEENLKLRCEANELTSETANYEEQEQELMMVCVEELTSVNKQVVDLSDELARKVEDTLRQQEEISSLLAQIVDLQARCKRLTTDNEELTQHLSASRESQSQLKSELNYLQDKYSECEDMLREAREDIKNLRNKSLPNSTVQRYSSLSAVFPMDSLAAEIEGTFRKGLDVPAPSEYKNHPWRVFETVKVVNQASRLRSRCHSPGQVPGSSPVSLRSSRASTPRTSYYGSDSASLTLEDKPPSAVSRLAEVAHTEDSRVSGPKRLGMPGMPGGQDLEAALRCLSDRQQSHASERPFFEVERERKLRALATACQRGSEEVGELGSSGFLTPNDSLVSSSVASTGTNYSNGSSLHSSAGSGGSRSYLPDRLQIVKPLEGSVTLHHWQQLAKPNLGGILHPRPGVLTKDFRELEIDFQHVYSLNDLEEDEPDLLQLSRGLAAGVHGTMVTPPSSGPNLPQTPPTHTITTCRRHHPSLLLPSVSTSGRKRWSKHFLQL; from the exons AACTTTGTTCAGGTGGCGATAGTGAGGTGGAGATAGTGAGCCTGCTGTCTGAGGGACTGCCTAACTACACTCTGCGGGCGGACTGCATGTTTGGCTACGACCACGACGACTGGCTCCACACCCCTCTGCTGCCCCCGGAGGTCGCCCTGGGACTCACACATGACCAGATAGAAGAGACGCTCAAGTACTTCT TGCTGTGTTCAGAGAGAGTGGGCCAGGTCACTAAGACGTACCATGACATCGAGGCTGTCACCCACCTACTGGAAGAG AAAGAGCGGGACCTCGAGTTGGCGGCTCGGATCGGCCAATCACTGCTCAAGCAGAATCGGGATCTAACGGCACGGAATGAGTTAATGAACGAACAGCTGGAGATCGCTAAGGAAGAG ATAGCCCAGCTGCGACATGAGCTCTCCATGAGAGACGACCTGCTCCACTTGTACGCCAGCACAGAGGAGATCGAGAATGCCTCCGACTCACACGCACT AATGAAGAGGAACGAGTCGTCCAACTCCCTCAGTAACTTTGTCAATTATGACTTCATACAGCAGAAACTCAAAGGTCTGGAGGAGGAGAACCTCAAACTACGCTGTGAG GCCAATGAACTGACATCAGAGACCGCTAACTATGAGGAACAAGAGCAGGAgctgatgatggtgtgtgtggagGAACTCA CCTCTGTGAATAAGCAGGTGGTGGACCTGTCTGATGAGTTGGCCCGTAAGGTGGAGGACACTCTCAGGCAGCAGGAGGAGATCAGCTCCCTGCTCGCACAAATAGTCGACCTGCAGGCACGCTGCAAAAGG CTCACCACTGACAACGAAGAGCTGACCCAGCACCTGAGTGCCTCGCGGGAGAGCCAATCACAGCTCAAATCAGAG CTAAACTACCTGCAGGACAAGTACTCAGAGTGTGAGGACATGCTACGGGAGGCCAGAGAGGACATTAAGAACCTGCGCAACAAGAGCCTGCCCAACAGCACGGTGCAGCGCTACAGCTCCCTATCAGCCGTGTTCCCCATGGACTCCCTGGCAGCAGAGATAGAGGGCACCTTCCGCAAGGGCCTGGACGTCCCCGCACCCTCCGAGTACAA GAATCACCCGTGGCGCGTGTTTGAGACGGTGAAGGTGGTGAACCAAGCGTCGAGGCTGCGGTCGCGGTGCCACTCCCCCGGCCAGGTGCCCGGCTCCAGCCCTGTGTCGCTGCGCTCCAGCCGTGCCTCCACCCCCCGTACCAGCTACTACGGCTCAGACAGCGCCAGCCTCACCTTGGAGGACAAACCACCTAGTGCCGTATCGAGGCTGGCAGAGGTGGCACACACTGAGGACAGCAG GGTAAGTGGCCCTAAGCGTCTGGGTATGCCGGGCATGCCTGGAGGCCAGGACCTTGAGGCCGCCCTCCGCTGTTTATCTGACCGCCAGCAGAGCCATGCCTCAGAGCGCCCCTTCTTTGAGGTGGAGCGCGAACGCAAACTCCGCGCCCTGGCCACCGCCTGCCAGCGGGGCAGCGAGGAGGTGGGCGAGCTGGGCTCCAGCGGGTTCCTTACGCCCAACGACAGCCTGGTGTCCAGCTCGGTGGCGTCGACAGGCACCAACTACTCCAATGGCAGCTCGCTGCACTCCTCGGCCGGATCGGGGGGCTCGCGCTCCTACCTACCTGACCGCCTGCAGATTGTCAAGCCCCTGGAAG GCTCAGTGACACTGCACCACTGGCAGCAGCTGGCCAAGCCCAACCTGGGAGGTATCCTGCACCCTCGCCCGGGGGTCCTCACCAAAGACTTCCGGGAGCTGGAGATCGACTTCCAACACGTCTACAGCCTCAATGACCTGGAGGAGGACGAGCCTGACCTATTACAGCTCTCCCGTGGCCTGGCTGCCGGAGTCCACGGCACCATGG TCACTCCTCCATCCTCTGGCCCCAACCTACCCCAGACCCCtcccacccacaccatcaccacctGTCGGCGCCACCACCCATCCCTCCTGCTCCCCTCCGTCTCCACCAG TGGTAGGAAACGCTGGTCCAAGCACTTTCTCCAGCTCTAA
- the LOC139567626 gene encoding trafficking kinesin-binding protein 1-like isoform X6, which yields MECDLLERVDRGSHDVSTLTELCSGGDSEVEIVSLLSEGLPNYTLRADCMFGYDHDDWLHTPLLPPEVALGLTHDQIEETLKYFLLCSERVGQVTKTYHDIEAVTHLLEEKERDLELAARIGQSLLKQNRDLTARNELMNEQLEIAKEEIAQLRHELSMRDDLLHLYASTEEIENASDSHALMKRNESSNSLSNFVNYDFIQQKLKGLEEENLKLRCEANELTSETANYEEQEQELMMVCVEELTSVNKQVVDLSDELARKVEDTLRQQEEISSLLAQIVDLQARCKRLTTDNEELTQHLSASRESQSQLKSELNYLQDKYSECEDMLREAREDIKNLRNKSLPNSTVQRYSSLSAVFPMDSLAAEIEGTFRKGLDVPAPSEYKNHPWRVFETVKVVNQASRLRSRCHSPGQVPGSSPVSLRSSRASTPRTSYYGSDSASLTLEDKPPSAVSRLAEVAHTEDSRVSGPKRLGMPGMPGGQDLEAALRCLSDRQQSHASERPFFEVERERKLRALATACQRGSEEVGELGSSGFLTPNDSLVSSSVASTGTNYSNGSSLHSSAGSGGSRSYLPDRLQIVKPLEGSVTLHHWQQLAKPNLGGILHPRPGVLTKDFRELEIDFQHVYSLNDLEEDEPDLLQLSRGLAAGVHGTMGPSDWVRENDQALTLEPSIWITCLLWSISP from the exons AACTTTGTTCAGGTGGCGATAGTGAGGTGGAGATAGTGAGCCTGCTGTCTGAGGGACTGCCTAACTACACTCTGCGGGCGGACTGCATGTTTGGCTACGACCACGACGACTGGCTCCACACCCCTCTGCTGCCCCCGGAGGTCGCCCTGGGACTCACACATGACCAGATAGAAGAGACGCTCAAGTACTTCT TGCTGTGTTCAGAGAGAGTGGGCCAGGTCACTAAGACGTACCATGACATCGAGGCTGTCACCCACCTACTGGAAGAG AAAGAGCGGGACCTCGAGTTGGCGGCTCGGATCGGCCAATCACTGCTCAAGCAGAATCGGGATCTAACGGCACGGAATGAGTTAATGAACGAACAGCTGGAGATCGCTAAGGAAGAG ATAGCCCAGCTGCGACATGAGCTCTCCATGAGAGACGACCTGCTCCACTTGTACGCCAGCACAGAGGAGATCGAGAATGCCTCCGACTCACACGCACT AATGAAGAGGAACGAGTCGTCCAACTCCCTCAGTAACTTTGTCAATTATGACTTCATACAGCAGAAACTCAAAGGTCTGGAGGAGGAGAACCTCAAACTACGCTGTGAG GCCAATGAACTGACATCAGAGACCGCTAACTATGAGGAACAAGAGCAGGAgctgatgatggtgtgtgtggagGAACTCA CCTCTGTGAATAAGCAGGTGGTGGACCTGTCTGATGAGTTGGCCCGTAAGGTGGAGGACACTCTCAGGCAGCAGGAGGAGATCAGCTCCCTGCTCGCACAAATAGTCGACCTGCAGGCACGCTGCAAAAGG CTCACCACTGACAACGAAGAGCTGACCCAGCACCTGAGTGCCTCGCGGGAGAGCCAATCACAGCTCAAATCAGAG CTAAACTACCTGCAGGACAAGTACTCAGAGTGTGAGGACATGCTACGGGAGGCCAGAGAGGACATTAAGAACCTGCGCAACAAGAGCCTGCCCAACAGCACGGTGCAGCGCTACAGCTCCCTATCAGCCGTGTTCCCCATGGACTCCCTGGCAGCAGAGATAGAGGGCACCTTCCGCAAGGGCCTGGACGTCCCCGCACCCTCCGAGTACAA GAATCACCCGTGGCGCGTGTTTGAGACGGTGAAGGTGGTGAACCAAGCGTCGAGGCTGCGGTCGCGGTGCCACTCCCCCGGCCAGGTGCCCGGCTCCAGCCCTGTGTCGCTGCGCTCCAGCCGTGCCTCCACCCCCCGTACCAGCTACTACGGCTCAGACAGCGCCAGCCTCACCTTGGAGGACAAACCACCTAGTGCCGTATCGAGGCTGGCAGAGGTGGCACACACTGAGGACAGCAG GGTAAGTGGCCCTAAGCGTCTGGGTATGCCGGGCATGCCTGGAGGCCAGGACCTTGAGGCCGCCCTCCGCTGTTTATCTGACCGCCAGCAGAGCCATGCCTCAGAGCGCCCCTTCTTTGAGGTGGAGCGCGAACGCAAACTCCGCGCCCTGGCCACCGCCTGCCAGCGGGGCAGCGAGGAGGTGGGCGAGCTGGGCTCCAGCGGGTTCCTTACGCCCAACGACAGCCTGGTGTCCAGCTCGGTGGCGTCGACAGGCACCAACTACTCCAATGGCAGCTCGCTGCACTCCTCGGCCGGATCGGGGGGCTCGCGCTCCTACCTACCTGACCGCCTGCAGATTGTCAAGCCCCTGGAAG GCTCAGTGACACTGCACCACTGGCAGCAGCTGGCCAAGCCCAACCTGGGAGGTATCCTGCACCCTCGCCCGGGGGTCCTCACCAAAGACTTCCGGGAGCTGGAGATCGACTTCCAACACGTCTACAGCCTCAATGACCTGGAGGAGGACGAGCCTGACCTATTACAGCTCTCCCGTGGCCTGGCTGCCGGAGTCCACGGCACCATGG GTCCGTCAGATTGGGTAAGGGAGAACGATCAGGCATTGACACTGGAACCTTCTATTTGGATAACATGTCTACTGTGGTCCATATCCCCCTAA
- the LOC139567626 gene encoding trafficking kinesin-binding protein 1-like isoform X8, protein MECDLLERVDRGSHDVSTLTELCSGGDSEVEIVSLLSEGLPNYTLRADCMFGYDHDDWLHTPLLPPEVALGLTHDQIEETLKYFLLCSERVGQVTKTYHDIEAVTHLLEEKERDLELAARIGQSLLKQNRDLTARNELMNEQLEIAKEEIAQLRHELSMRDDLLHLYASTEEIENASDSHALMKRNESSNSLSNFVNYDFIQQKLKGLEEENLKLRCEANELTSETANYEEQEQELMMVCVEELTSVNKQVVDLSDELARKVEDTLRQQEEISSLLAQIVDLQARCKRLTTDNEELTQHLSASRESQSQLKSELNYLQDKYSECEDMLREAREDIKNLRNKSLPNSTVQRYSSLSAVFPMDSLAAEIEGTFRKGLDVPAPSEYKNHPWRVFETVKVVNQASRLRSRCHSPGQVPGSSPVSLRSSRASTPRTSYYGSDSASLTLEDKPPSAVSRLAEVAHTEDSRVSGPKRLGMPGMPGGQDLEAALRCLSDRQQSHASERPFFEVERERKLRALATACQRGSEEVGELGSSGFLTPNDSLVSSSVASTGTNYSNGSSLHSSAGSGGSRSYLPDRLQIVKPLEGSVTLHHWQQLAKPNLGGILHPRPGVLTKDFRELEIDFQHVYSLNDLEEDEPDLLQLSRGLAAGVHGTMGFGPLS, encoded by the exons AACTTTGTTCAGGTGGCGATAGTGAGGTGGAGATAGTGAGCCTGCTGTCTGAGGGACTGCCTAACTACACTCTGCGGGCGGACTGCATGTTTGGCTACGACCACGACGACTGGCTCCACACCCCTCTGCTGCCCCCGGAGGTCGCCCTGGGACTCACACATGACCAGATAGAAGAGACGCTCAAGTACTTCT TGCTGTGTTCAGAGAGAGTGGGCCAGGTCACTAAGACGTACCATGACATCGAGGCTGTCACCCACCTACTGGAAGAG AAAGAGCGGGACCTCGAGTTGGCGGCTCGGATCGGCCAATCACTGCTCAAGCAGAATCGGGATCTAACGGCACGGAATGAGTTAATGAACGAACAGCTGGAGATCGCTAAGGAAGAG ATAGCCCAGCTGCGACATGAGCTCTCCATGAGAGACGACCTGCTCCACTTGTACGCCAGCACAGAGGAGATCGAGAATGCCTCCGACTCACACGCACT AATGAAGAGGAACGAGTCGTCCAACTCCCTCAGTAACTTTGTCAATTATGACTTCATACAGCAGAAACTCAAAGGTCTGGAGGAGGAGAACCTCAAACTACGCTGTGAG GCCAATGAACTGACATCAGAGACCGCTAACTATGAGGAACAAGAGCAGGAgctgatgatggtgtgtgtggagGAACTCA CCTCTGTGAATAAGCAGGTGGTGGACCTGTCTGATGAGTTGGCCCGTAAGGTGGAGGACACTCTCAGGCAGCAGGAGGAGATCAGCTCCCTGCTCGCACAAATAGTCGACCTGCAGGCACGCTGCAAAAGG CTCACCACTGACAACGAAGAGCTGACCCAGCACCTGAGTGCCTCGCGGGAGAGCCAATCACAGCTCAAATCAGAG CTAAACTACCTGCAGGACAAGTACTCAGAGTGTGAGGACATGCTACGGGAGGCCAGAGAGGACATTAAGAACCTGCGCAACAAGAGCCTGCCCAACAGCACGGTGCAGCGCTACAGCTCCCTATCAGCCGTGTTCCCCATGGACTCCCTGGCAGCAGAGATAGAGGGCACCTTCCGCAAGGGCCTGGACGTCCCCGCACCCTCCGAGTACAA GAATCACCCGTGGCGCGTGTTTGAGACGGTGAAGGTGGTGAACCAAGCGTCGAGGCTGCGGTCGCGGTGCCACTCCCCCGGCCAGGTGCCCGGCTCCAGCCCTGTGTCGCTGCGCTCCAGCCGTGCCTCCACCCCCCGTACCAGCTACTACGGCTCAGACAGCGCCAGCCTCACCTTGGAGGACAAACCACCTAGTGCCGTATCGAGGCTGGCAGAGGTGGCACACACTGAGGACAGCAG GGTAAGTGGCCCTAAGCGTCTGGGTATGCCGGGCATGCCTGGAGGCCAGGACCTTGAGGCCGCCCTCCGCTGTTTATCTGACCGCCAGCAGAGCCATGCCTCAGAGCGCCCCTTCTTTGAGGTGGAGCGCGAACGCAAACTCCGCGCCCTGGCCACCGCCTGCCAGCGGGGCAGCGAGGAGGTGGGCGAGCTGGGCTCCAGCGGGTTCCTTACGCCCAACGACAGCCTGGTGTCCAGCTCGGTGGCGTCGACAGGCACCAACTACTCCAATGGCAGCTCGCTGCACTCCTCGGCCGGATCGGGGGGCTCGCGCTCCTACCTACCTGACCGCCTGCAGATTGTCAAGCCCCTGGAAG GCTCAGTGACACTGCACCACTGGCAGCAGCTGGCCAAGCCCAACCTGGGAGGTATCCTGCACCCTCGCCCGGGGGTCCTCACCAAAGACTTCCGGGAGCTGGAGATCGACTTCCAACACGTCTACAGCCTCAATGACCTGGAGGAGGACGAGCCTGACCTATTACAGCTCTCCCGTGGCCTGGCTGCCGGAGTCCACGGCACCATGG GATTTGGTCCATTATCTTGA
- the LOC139567626 gene encoding trafficking kinesin-binding protein 1-like isoform X4: MECDLLERVDRGSHDVSTLTELCSGGDSEVEIVSLLSEGLPNYTLRADCMFGYDHDDWLHTPLLPPEVALGLTHDQIEETLKYFLLCSERVGQVTKTYHDIEAVTHLLEEKERDLELAARIGQSLLKQNRDLTARNELMNEQLEIAKEEIAQLRHELSMRDDLLHLYASTEEIENASDSHALMKRNESSNSLSNFVNYDFIQQKLKGLEEENLKLRCEANELTSETANYEEQEQELMMVCVEELTSVNKQVVDLSDELARKVEDTLRQQEEISSLLAQIVDLQARCKRLTTDNEELTQHLSASRESQSQLKSELNYLQDKYSECEDMLREAREDIKNLRNKSLPNSTVQRYSSLSAVFPMDSLAAEIEGTFRKGLDVPAPSEYKNHPWRVFETVKVVNQASRLRSRCHSPGQVPGSSPVSLRSSRASTPRTSYYGSDSASLTLEDKPPSAVSRLAEVAHTEDSRVSGPKRLGMPGMPGGQDLEAALRCLSDRQQSHASERPFFEVERERKLRALATACQRGSEEVGELGSSGFLTPNDSLVSSSVASTGTNYSNGSSLHSSAGSGGSRSYLPDRLQIVKPLEGSVTLHHWQQLAKPNLGGILHPRPGVLTKDFRELEIDFQHVYSLNDLEEDEPDLLQLSRGLAAGVHGTMVTPPSSGPNLPQTPPTHTITTCRRHHPSLLLPSVSTRIWSIILNLLRKQHVTHLLGLLSWTPWPLCSS, from the exons AACTTTGTTCAGGTGGCGATAGTGAGGTGGAGATAGTGAGCCTGCTGTCTGAGGGACTGCCTAACTACACTCTGCGGGCGGACTGCATGTTTGGCTACGACCACGACGACTGGCTCCACACCCCTCTGCTGCCCCCGGAGGTCGCCCTGGGACTCACACATGACCAGATAGAAGAGACGCTCAAGTACTTCT TGCTGTGTTCAGAGAGAGTGGGCCAGGTCACTAAGACGTACCATGACATCGAGGCTGTCACCCACCTACTGGAAGAG AAAGAGCGGGACCTCGAGTTGGCGGCTCGGATCGGCCAATCACTGCTCAAGCAGAATCGGGATCTAACGGCACGGAATGAGTTAATGAACGAACAGCTGGAGATCGCTAAGGAAGAG ATAGCCCAGCTGCGACATGAGCTCTCCATGAGAGACGACCTGCTCCACTTGTACGCCAGCACAGAGGAGATCGAGAATGCCTCCGACTCACACGCACT AATGAAGAGGAACGAGTCGTCCAACTCCCTCAGTAACTTTGTCAATTATGACTTCATACAGCAGAAACTCAAAGGTCTGGAGGAGGAGAACCTCAAACTACGCTGTGAG GCCAATGAACTGACATCAGAGACCGCTAACTATGAGGAACAAGAGCAGGAgctgatgatggtgtgtgtggagGAACTCA CCTCTGTGAATAAGCAGGTGGTGGACCTGTCTGATGAGTTGGCCCGTAAGGTGGAGGACACTCTCAGGCAGCAGGAGGAGATCAGCTCCCTGCTCGCACAAATAGTCGACCTGCAGGCACGCTGCAAAAGG CTCACCACTGACAACGAAGAGCTGACCCAGCACCTGAGTGCCTCGCGGGAGAGCCAATCACAGCTCAAATCAGAG CTAAACTACCTGCAGGACAAGTACTCAGAGTGTGAGGACATGCTACGGGAGGCCAGAGAGGACATTAAGAACCTGCGCAACAAGAGCCTGCCCAACAGCACGGTGCAGCGCTACAGCTCCCTATCAGCCGTGTTCCCCATGGACTCCCTGGCAGCAGAGATAGAGGGCACCTTCCGCAAGGGCCTGGACGTCCCCGCACCCTCCGAGTACAA GAATCACCCGTGGCGCGTGTTTGAGACGGTGAAGGTGGTGAACCAAGCGTCGAGGCTGCGGTCGCGGTGCCACTCCCCCGGCCAGGTGCCCGGCTCCAGCCCTGTGTCGCTGCGCTCCAGCCGTGCCTCCACCCCCCGTACCAGCTACTACGGCTCAGACAGCGCCAGCCTCACCTTGGAGGACAAACCACCTAGTGCCGTATCGAGGCTGGCAGAGGTGGCACACACTGAGGACAGCAG GGTAAGTGGCCCTAAGCGTCTGGGTATGCCGGGCATGCCTGGAGGCCAGGACCTTGAGGCCGCCCTCCGCTGTTTATCTGACCGCCAGCAGAGCCATGCCTCAGAGCGCCCCTTCTTTGAGGTGGAGCGCGAACGCAAACTCCGCGCCCTGGCCACCGCCTGCCAGCGGGGCAGCGAGGAGGTGGGCGAGCTGGGCTCCAGCGGGTTCCTTACGCCCAACGACAGCCTGGTGTCCAGCTCGGTGGCGTCGACAGGCACCAACTACTCCAATGGCAGCTCGCTGCACTCCTCGGCCGGATCGGGGGGCTCGCGCTCCTACCTACCTGACCGCCTGCAGATTGTCAAGCCCCTGGAAG GCTCAGTGACACTGCACCACTGGCAGCAGCTGGCCAAGCCCAACCTGGGAGGTATCCTGCACCCTCGCCCGGGGGTCCTCACCAAAGACTTCCGGGAGCTGGAGATCGACTTCCAACACGTCTACAGCCTCAATGACCTGGAGGAGGACGAGCCTGACCTATTACAGCTCTCCCGTGGCCTGGCTGCCGGAGTCCACGGCACCATGG TCACTCCTCCATCCTCTGGCCCCAACCTACCCCAGACCCCtcccacccacaccatcaccacctGTCGGCGCCACCACCCATCCCTCCTGCTCCCCTCCGTCTCCACCAG GATTTGGTCCATTATCTTGAATCTACTTCGTAAACAACATGTCACACACTTGCTTGGCTTGCTATCTTGGACACCATGGCCCCTGTGCTCATCTTAA
- the LOC139567626 gene encoding trafficking kinesin-binding protein 1-like isoform X3 gives MECDLLERVDRGSHDVSTLTELCSGGDSEVEIVSLLSEGLPNYTLRADCMFGYDHDDWLHTPLLPPEVALGLTHDQIEETLKYFLLCSERVGQVTKTYHDIEAVTHLLEEKERDLELAARIGQSLLKQNRDLTARNELMNEQLEIAKEEIAQLRHELSMRDDLLHLYASTEEIENASDSHALMKRNESSNSLSNFVNYDFIQQKLKGLEEENLKLRCEANELTSETANYEEQEQELMMVCVEELTSVNKQVVDLSDELARKVEDTLRQQEEISSLLAQIVDLQARCKRLTTDNEELTQHLSASRESQSQLKSELNYLQDKYSECEDMLREAREDIKNLRNKSLPNSTVQRYSSLSAVFPMDSLAAEIEGTFRKGLDVPAPSEYKNHPWRVFETVKVVNQASRLRSRCHSPGQVPGSSPVSLRSSRASTPRTSYYGSDSASLTLEDKPPSAVSRLAEVAHTEDSRVSGPKRLGMPGMPGGQDLEAALRCLSDRQQSHASERPFFEVERERKLRALATACQRGSEEVGELGSSGFLTPNDSLVSSSVASTGTNYSNGSSLHSSAGSGGSRSYLPDRLQIVKPLEGSVTLHHWQQLAKPNLGGILHPRPGVLTKDFRELEIDFQHVYSLNDLEEDEPDLLQLSRGLAAGVHGTMVTPPSSGPNLPQTPPTHTITTCRRHHPSLLLPSVSTRKAVEIFFPKETWPRKQHTVKCRKLHVFCLVFTKSVFMVTMNTSWKFRQRRRNNR, from the exons AACTTTGTTCAGGTGGCGATAGTGAGGTGGAGATAGTGAGCCTGCTGTCTGAGGGACTGCCTAACTACACTCTGCGGGCGGACTGCATGTTTGGCTACGACCACGACGACTGGCTCCACACCCCTCTGCTGCCCCCGGAGGTCGCCCTGGGACTCACACATGACCAGATAGAAGAGACGCTCAAGTACTTCT TGCTGTGTTCAGAGAGAGTGGGCCAGGTCACTAAGACGTACCATGACATCGAGGCTGTCACCCACCTACTGGAAGAG AAAGAGCGGGACCTCGAGTTGGCGGCTCGGATCGGCCAATCACTGCTCAAGCAGAATCGGGATCTAACGGCACGGAATGAGTTAATGAACGAACAGCTGGAGATCGCTAAGGAAGAG ATAGCCCAGCTGCGACATGAGCTCTCCATGAGAGACGACCTGCTCCACTTGTACGCCAGCACAGAGGAGATCGAGAATGCCTCCGACTCACACGCACT AATGAAGAGGAACGAGTCGTCCAACTCCCTCAGTAACTTTGTCAATTATGACTTCATACAGCAGAAACTCAAAGGTCTGGAGGAGGAGAACCTCAAACTACGCTGTGAG GCCAATGAACTGACATCAGAGACCGCTAACTATGAGGAACAAGAGCAGGAgctgatgatggtgtgtgtggagGAACTCA CCTCTGTGAATAAGCAGGTGGTGGACCTGTCTGATGAGTTGGCCCGTAAGGTGGAGGACACTCTCAGGCAGCAGGAGGAGATCAGCTCCCTGCTCGCACAAATAGTCGACCTGCAGGCACGCTGCAAAAGG CTCACCACTGACAACGAAGAGCTGACCCAGCACCTGAGTGCCTCGCGGGAGAGCCAATCACAGCTCAAATCAGAG CTAAACTACCTGCAGGACAAGTACTCAGAGTGTGAGGACATGCTACGGGAGGCCAGAGAGGACATTAAGAACCTGCGCAACAAGAGCCTGCCCAACAGCACGGTGCAGCGCTACAGCTCCCTATCAGCCGTGTTCCCCATGGACTCCCTGGCAGCAGAGATAGAGGGCACCTTCCGCAAGGGCCTGGACGTCCCCGCACCCTCCGAGTACAA GAATCACCCGTGGCGCGTGTTTGAGACGGTGAAGGTGGTGAACCAAGCGTCGAGGCTGCGGTCGCGGTGCCACTCCCCCGGCCAGGTGCCCGGCTCCAGCCCTGTGTCGCTGCGCTCCAGCCGTGCCTCCACCCCCCGTACCAGCTACTACGGCTCAGACAGCGCCAGCCTCACCTTGGAGGACAAACCACCTAGTGCCGTATCGAGGCTGGCAGAGGTGGCACACACTGAGGACAGCAG GGTAAGTGGCCCTAAGCGTCTGGGTATGCCGGGCATGCCTGGAGGCCAGGACCTTGAGGCCGCCCTCCGCTGTTTATCTGACCGCCAGCAGAGCCATGCCTCAGAGCGCCCCTTCTTTGAGGTGGAGCGCGAACGCAAACTCCGCGCCCTGGCCACCGCCTGCCAGCGGGGCAGCGAGGAGGTGGGCGAGCTGGGCTCCAGCGGGTTCCTTACGCCCAACGACAGCCTGGTGTCCAGCTCGGTGGCGTCGACAGGCACCAACTACTCCAATGGCAGCTCGCTGCACTCCTCGGCCGGATCGGGGGGCTCGCGCTCCTACCTACCTGACCGCCTGCAGATTGTCAAGCCCCTGGAAG GCTCAGTGACACTGCACCACTGGCAGCAGCTGGCCAAGCCCAACCTGGGAGGTATCCTGCACCCTCGCCCGGGGGTCCTCACCAAAGACTTCCGGGAGCTGGAGATCGACTTCCAACACGTCTACAGCCTCAATGACCTGGAGGAGGACGAGCCTGACCTATTACAGCTCTCCCGTGGCCTGGCTGCCGGAGTCCACGGCACCATGG TCACTCCTCCATCCTCTGGCCCCAACCTACCCCAGACCCCtcccacccacaccatcaccacctGTCGGCGCCACCACCCATCCCTCCTGCTCCCCTCCGTCTCCACCAG gaaggccgTTGAGATATTTTTTCCGaaggagacctggccaagaaagcaGCATACAGTCAAGTGCAGAAAGTTACATGTTTTTTGTCTGGTATTTACTAAGAGCGTATTTATGGTGACAATGAATACTTCCTGGAAGTTTCGTCAAAGACGTCGAAATAATAGGTAA